The genomic interval TGGACCTGCGGGAAGGCCAACTGGGACTCATAAACCTGGACAGCCATCTGGACGTCAGGGACATGAGCCACGGCATAACCAGCGGAACCCCCTTCAGGAGGGCCCTGACGGAGCTACCCAACAACGCCCTTCTGGGAAGGTCCTTCGTAGAGTTCGGCATACAGGAACCCTACAACTCTCCCCATTACTACCAGTGGGTCAGAGATCAGGGAAGCACGGTGTTCACCCTGGCGTCGGTGGGGACGAGGCCAATGGAATACTTCCTGGAGGCCAGCAGAATAGCCTGTGACGACACCAAGGCTGTAGCCCTCTCCATCGACATAGATTCTGTGAGAAGCCAAGAGGCCCCCGGAGCGTCCGCCAGCAACCCCAGAGGTTTTAAGGCCCCGGAGCTCGAGAAGGTGGCCTACCTAGCCGGAAGGACCGACCGAATCAGGTATCTGGACCTGATGGAGATGTCGCCCCCTCTGGACGAACACAATAGGACAGCCTCACTCTGTGCGTCCACCCTTTTCTGGTTCTGCAAGGGATTCAGGGAAAGAGGCTAAAAAAAGAGCTCCTCCTCATATGAGGGGGAGCTCTTTTTTTAGCCTACATAAAATTCACTTCACCTCTTGAGGAAGAAGGCTATCTGCTTTATACTACCACGGTAAATCGCTAAATAGAGAAAGAGAGCAGGAGGTTGACTATGTACTCACTGAAAAAACCGATGGAAAAGCGACCGGAGGAGGACCTATCGCTATCCACCACCGTGTCGGAGATAGTTCGGTCCGTCAAGGGTTCAGGGGACGATGCGCTGCTGAACTACTGTCGCCGCTTCGACCGCTCCACAAGGGAATCCCTTAGAGTATCCCGTTCGGAAATAGAGGAGGCCCTGTCCTCCACCGATAAAGAGCTTCTGAGCCACATAAAGACCGCAGCTAAAAACATCAGGGCCTTCGCCAAGAGACAGAGGAAAACGATAAAGGACATGCCAGAAGAGGAGATATCCCCTGGGGTGTTTCTGGGACACAGGGTCATACCGATAGAG from Dethiosulfovibrio salsuginis carries:
- a CDS encoding formimidoylglutamase, giving the protein MPADLDLFYSRKDPMDPRLGDLVRRVSRDHEDALKSAQIAILGVPEDRGIAANGGKQGAALGPEAIRRAFYKLTPGFGVNFDGLSMIDLGDIPVGETLEETHKALTESVREISSREVFPLVLGGGHDLTYPGLKGLVQGLDLREGQLGLINLDSHLDVRDMSHGITSGTPFRRALTELPNNALLGRSFVEFGIQEPYNSPHYYQWVRDQGSTVFTLASVGTRPMEYFLEASRIACDDTKAVALSIDIDSVRSQEAPGASASNPRGFKAPELEKVAYLAGRTDRIRYLDLMEMSPPLDEHNRTASLCASTLFWFCKGFRERG